The proteins below come from a single Alnus glutinosa chromosome 9, dhAlnGlut1.1, whole genome shotgun sequence genomic window:
- the LOC133878040 gene encoding non-specific lipid-transfer protein 1-like — protein MARFAAFKMAYATVLVCMLVAAAHVHASLTCAEITTLLTPCIPYAIVGGTVPTICCEGIKALNAASNGTADDRAACSCIMNGLKPIPGINYDLVGTLPEKCGTTCPYTITPTTDCSKVD, from the exons ATGGCAAGGTTCGCAGCTTTTAAGATGGCATACGCAACAGTGCTTGTGTGCATGTTGGTGGCTGCTGCTCATGTTCATGCATCTCTAACATGCGCTGAGATCACAACCTTGCTGACTCCATGCATCCCCTATGCGATCGTGGGAGGGACCGTACCAACAATTTGTTGTGAGGGCATAAAAGCACTCAATGCTGCTTCCAATGGCACAGCAGATGACAGAGCCGCATGCAGCTGCATCATGAATGGTCTTAAACCGATCCCAGGAATCAACTACGATCTAGTTGGCACCCTTCCCGAGAAATGTGGCACCACTTGTCCTTACACAATTACGCCCACTACTGACTGTTCCaa GGTGGACTAA
- the LOC133878218 gene encoding non-specific lipid-transfer protein 1-like, which yields MARFAAFKMAYTTVLVCMLVAAAHVHASLTCAEITPLLTPCIPYAIVGGTVPTVCCEGIKALKAASNGTADDRASCSCIMNGLKPIPGINYDLVGTLPEKCGTTSPYKITPTTDCSKVD from the exons ATGGCAAGGTTCGCAGCTTTTAAGATGGCATACACAACAGTGCTTGTGTGCATGTTGGTGGCTGCTGCTCATGTTCATGCATCTCTAACATGCGCTGAGATCACACCCTTGCTGACTCCATGCATCCCCTATGCGATCGTGGGAGGGACCGTACCAACAGTTTGTTGTGAGGGCATAAAAGCACTCAAAGCTGCTTCCAATGGCACAGCAGATGACAGAGCTTCATGCAGCTGCATCATGAATGGTCTTAAACCGATCCCAGGAATCAACTACGATCTAGTGGGCACCCTTCCCGAGAAATGTGGCACCACTAGTCCTTACAAAATTACACCCACTACTGACTGTTCCaa GGTGGACTAA